The Curtobacterium herbarum genome contains the following window.
GGCATCGGCGGCGTGAACACGCTCCTCGACGCCTGGGACACCCTCCGCGAGAAGGGCCCGCGTCGCGTCATGCCGATGACGGTCCCGATGCTCATGGCGAACGGCCCCGCCGCAGCCATCGAGATGGAGTTCGGCGCCCGTGGTGGCGCCCGTACCTACCTCTCCGCCTGCGCCTCCTCCACGGAGTCCCTGGCCGAGGCCTACCGTCACGTCGCCTTCGGTGACGCGGACATCGTCATCGCCGGTGGCGCCGAGGCGGCGCTGCACCCGCTGCCGCTCGCCTCGTTCGCGGCGATGCAGGCGCTGTCCCGTCGGAACGACTCCCCCGAGACCGCGTCCCGCCCGTACGACGTCACCCGTGACGGCTTCGTGCTCGCCGACGGCGCCGCCGCGCTGATCCTCGAGACGAAGGAACACGCCGAGGCCCGCGGTGCGCACATCTACGCCGAGGTCGCCGGCTCCGGCATCACCTCGGACGCGTTCCACATCACCGCGCCGGACCCCGAGGGCTCCGCGGCCGCCCGTGCCGTCCTCATGGCGCTCGAGCACGCCGACGCCAGCCGCGAGGACGTCGCACACGTCAACGCACACGCGACGTCGACCCCCGTCGGTGACGTCGCCGAGTACCACGCCATGCGTCGCGTCTTCGGCGACCACCTCGACTCCGTCGTCGTGTCCGCCACGAAGGCCTCCACCGGGCACCTGCTCGGTGGTGCCGGCGCGATCGAGGCGGTCTTCACCGTCCTCGCACTCGAGAACCGCGTCGCACCGCCGACGATCAACCTGACCGAGCAGGACCCGGAGATCGTGATGGACGTCGCGACCGCGCCGCGCGACCTGCCGCAGGGCGACCTGCTCGCGGTGAGCAACTCGTTCGGGTTCGGTGGGCACAACGCCGTGGTGGCGTTCCGTTCCGTCTGATCCACCTGTCGGTCTGGAGGCCCGTCCCGCGTCGCGGGGCGGGCCTCCTGTCCGTCCGGGGGTGGCGAGCCTCTCCCGAGCGGGCGGGCCGGCGGGCTGGCTGGTATCCCCCGAGCGGTCACAACACCCCGCTCACCTCCGCCGACTGGTCACGAACCGTCGCTCCGGAGGCCCGCAACCGACAGAACGTGACCACTCGGCGACACGAGCCGGGCGCGCCCACCCGACGGCACACGCCGACAACCCCGCCCGCCCAGGACGGCACGTCAGTCGGGGTCGCCCGCCGGGGCCGGCACGTCAGCCGAGGTACCCCCCCCCGAGCGGTCACGCCGCCCCGCTCACCTCTCGCCGACTGGTCACGAACCGTCGCTCTGGAGGCCCGCAACCGACAGAACCTGACCGCTCGGCCACACGGGGCCGGGCGAGCCCACCCGCCGGTCGGGAGGCCCGTACCGCGTCGCGAGGCGAGCCTCCCATCCGTCCGGGGGGGGTGGCGAGCATCCCCCGAGCGGTCACGACGCCCCGCTCACCTCCGCCGACCGGTGACGAACCGTCGCTCTGGAGGCCCGCAACCGACAGAACGTGACCACTCG
Protein-coding sequences here:
- a CDS encoding beta-ketoacyl-[acyl-carrier-protein] synthase family protein codes for the protein MTKRTVVVTGIGAISPLAATAKESWAALLAGESGISRIEDPRYAELELPVEFAGQARRFVTDQLTRPESKRLDPSSQLSLIAAREAWADAGIDAESVVPERLIVDWATGIGGVNTLLDAWDTLREKGPRRVMPMTVPMLMANGPAAAIEMEFGARGGARTYLSACASSTESLAEAYRHVAFGDADIVIAGGAEAALHPLPLASFAAMQALSRRNDSPETASRPYDVTRDGFVLADGAAALILETKEHAEARGAHIYAEVAGSGITSDAFHITAPDPEGSAAARAVLMALEHADASREDVAHVNAHATSTPVGDVAEYHAMRRVFGDHLDSVVVSATKASTGHLLGGAGAIEAVFTVLALENRVAPPTINLTEQDPEIVMDVATAPRDLPQGDLLAVSNSFGFGGHNAVVAFRSV